From the Gouania willdenowi chromosome 19, fGouWil2.1, whole genome shotgun sequence genome, one window contains:
- the LOC114481364 gene encoding ubiquitin carboxyl-terminal hydrolase 42-like isoform X1, producing MQKASTVSEALEQFVKAEQLGGENAYKCSKCEHMVTATKRFTVHKSTNVLTVSLKRFDDFTGGKISKHVKYSEYLDLRPFMSKTQGKPRIYSLYAVLVHSGHSDRYGHYFCYVKASDNQWYRMNDTKVSKSDISAVLKHQAYVLFYNKQEAPLTSSSQSSLTQKIPPPPPPAAAAAPANVSHHLSIPLTSPKSLDHVLTTRLNLQVCLDVRAQPLSTQPQSSQDSKKRKKKNEMKEKKKARNENKQ from the exons ATGCAGAAAGCTTCCACTGTGTCCGAGGCTTTGGAGCAGTTTGTAAAGGCAGAGCAGCTCGGTGGTGAAAACGCGTACAAGTGCTCAAA ATGTGAACACATGGTCACGGCCACTAAGCGATTCACAGTTCATAAGAGCACCAACGTGCTGACTGTCTCTCTTAAGAGATTTGATGATTTCACTGGAGGGAAGATCTCAAAG CACGTGAAATACTCTGAGTACTTGGATCTACGGCCATTCATGTCTAAGACTCAAGGAAAGCCTCGGATCTACAGCCTGTACGCTGTACTGGTTCACTCTGGGCACAGTGATCGTTATGGTCACTACTTCTGCTACGTCAAG gcGAGTGACAACCAGTGGTACAGGATGAACGACACTAAAGTGTCAAAAAGTGACATCAGTGCTGTCCTGAAACACCAAGCCTATGTTCTGTTCTACAACAA gcAAGAGGCTCCTTTGACCTCCTCATCCCAGTCCAGTTTGACTCAGAagattcctcctcctcctcctcctgctgctgctgctgctcctgctaaTGTTAGCCACCACCTCTCCATTCCTTTAACTTCACCTAAATCTCTGGATCACGTTCTCACAACACGTCTCAATCTGCAGGTTTGCCTGGATGTCAGAGCACAGCCCTTATCCACCCAGCCACAAAGCTCTCAGGACTCCAAAAAacggaagaagaagaatgagatgaaggagaagaagaaggcgAGGAATGAGAACAAACAGTGA
- the LOC114481364 gene encoding ubiquitin carboxyl-terminal hydrolase 42-like isoform X2 — protein sequence MQKASTVSEALEQFVKAEQLGGENAYKCSKCEHMVTATKRFTVHKSANVLTVSLKRFDDFTGGKISKHVKYSEYLDLRPFMSKTQGKPRIYSLYAVLVHSGHSDRYGHYFCYVKASDNQWYRMNDTKVSKSDISAVLKHQAYVLFYNKQEAPLTSSSQSSLTQKIPPPPPPAAAPANVCLDVRAQPLSTQPQSSQDSKKRKKKNKMKEKKKARNENKQ from the exons ATGCAGAAAGCTTCCACTGTGTCCGAGGCTTTGGAGCAGTTTGTAAAGGCAGAGCAGCTCGGTGGTGAAAACGCGTACAAGTGCTCAAA ATGTGAACACATGGTCACGGCCACTAAGCGATTCACAGTTCATAAGAGCGCCAACGTGCTGACTGTCTCTCTTAAGAGATTTGATGATTTCACTGGAGGGAAGATCTCAAAG CACGTGAAATACTCTGAGTACTTGGATCTACGGCCATTCATGTCTAAGACTCAAGGAAAGCCTCGGATCTACAGCCTGTATGCTGTACTGGTTCACTCTGGGCACAGTGATCGTTATGGTCACTACTTCTGCTACGTCAAG gcGAGTGACAACCAGTGGTACAGGATGAACGACACTAAAGTGTCAAAAAGTGACATCAGTGCTGTCCTGAAACACCAAGCCTATGTTCTGTTCTACAACAA gcAAGAGGCTCCTTTGACCTCCTCATCCCAGTCCAGTTTGACTCAGAagattcctcctcctcctcctcctgctgctgctcctgctaaT GTTTGCCTGGATGTCAGAGCACAGCCCTTATCCACCCAGCCACAAAGCTCTCAGGACTCCAAAAAacggaagaagaagaataagatgaaggagaagaagaaggcgAGGAATGAGAACAAACAGTGA
- the LOC114481363 gene encoding ubiquitin carboxyl-terminal hydrolase 36-like produces MNSRSGIEMPRKVLFSPDRLLLKWARVHDIGAGLMNAGNTCYLNSVLQCITYTPPLANYMLTKEHSKTCHEPGFCMMCIMENHILQVFANSGRVIRPTGVLKELKTIAKHFQSGNQEDAHEFLRYTVEAMQQSCLPAIKLDRQTQATTLIHQVFGGYLRSRVKCLNCQAVSDTFDPFLDVTLDIQKASTVSEALEQFVKAEQLGGENAYKCSKCEHMVTATKRFTVHKSTNVLTVSLKRFDDFTGGKISKHVKYSEYLDLRPFMSKTQGKPRIYSLYAVLVHSGHSDRYGHYFCYVKASDNQWYRMNDTKVSKSDISAVLKHQAYVLFYNKQEAPLTSSSQSSLTQKIPPPPPPAAAPANVCLDVRAQPLSTQPQSSQDSKKRKKKNKMKEKKKARNENKQ; encoded by the exons ATGAACAGTAGATCTGGCATTGAAATGCCCAGGAAGGTCCTGTTCTCTCCTGACCGGCTTCTCCTAAAATGGGCCAGGGTCCATGACATTGGTGCAGGTCTGATGAACGCGGGGAACACCTGTTATCTTAACTCAGTTCTCCAATGCATCACCTACACACCACCGTTGGCAAACTACATGCTGACCAAGGAGCACTCCAAGACAT gtCACGAACCAGGATTTTGTATGATGTGCATCATGGAAAACCACATCCTACAGGTATTTGCCAACTCAGGCAGAGTCATCAGGCCTACTGGTGTGCTCAAGGAGCTCAAAA CGATTGCAAAACACTTCCAGTCTGGAAACCAGGAGGATGCGCACGAGTTCCTGCGATACACAGTGGAAGCTATGCAACAGTCCTGCTTACCTGCAATCAA ACTGGACAGGCAAACGCAGGCAACCACGTTAATCCACCAAGTATTTGGAGGCTATTTGCGCTCCAGAG TGAAATGTTTAAACTGCCAAGCCGTTTCGGATACGTTTGATCCTTTTCTGGATGTTACTCTGGATATTCAA AAAGCTTCCACTGTGTCCGAGGCTTTGGAGCAGTTTGTAAAGGCAGAGCAGCTCGGTGGTGAAAACGCGTACAAGTGCTCAAA ATGTGAACACATGGTCACGGCCACTAAGCGATTCACAGTTCATAAGAGCACCAACGTGCTGACTGTCTCTCTTAAGAGATTTGATGATTTCACTGGAGGGAAGATCTCAAAG CACGTGAAATACTCTGAGTACTTGGATCTACGTCCATTCATGTCTAAGACTCAAGGAAAGCCTCGGATCTACAGCCTGTACGCTGTACTGGTTCACTCTGGGCACAGTGATCGTTATGGTCACTACTTCTGCTACGTCAAG gcGAGTGACAACCAGTGGTACAGGATGAACGACACTAAAGTGTCAAAAAGTGACATCAGTGCTGTCCTGAAACACCAAGCCTATGTTCTGTTCTACAACAA gcAAGAGGCTCCTTTGACCTCCTCATCCCAGTCCAGTTTGACTCAGAagattcctcctcctcctcctcctgctgctgctcctgctaaT GTTTGCCTGGATGTCAGAGCACAGCCCTTATCCACCCAGCCACAAAGCTCTCAGGACTCCAAAAAacggaagaagaagaataagatgaaggagaagaagaaggcgAGGAATGAGAACAAACAGTGA
- the LOC114481366 gene encoding ubiquitin carboxyl-terminal hydrolase 42-like: MQKASTVSEALEQFVKAEQLGGENAYKCSKCEDMVTATKRFTVHKSANVLTVSLKRFDDFTGGKIAKHVKYSEYLDLRPFMSKTQGKPRIYSLYAVLVHSGHSDRYGHYFCYVKARGSFDLLIPVQFVSEDSSSSSCCCSC; this comes from the exons ATGCAGAAAGCTTCCACTGTGTCCGAGGCTTTGGAGCAGTTTGTAAAGGCAGAGCAGCTCGGTGGTGAAAACGCGTACAAGTGCTCAAA ATGTGAAGACATGGTCACGGCCACTAAGCGATTCACAGTTCATAAGAGCGCCAACGTGCTGACTGTCTCTCTTAAGAGATTTGATGACTTCACTGGAGGGAAGATCGCAAAG CACGTGAAATACTCTGAGTACTTGGATCTACGTCCATTCATGTCTAAGACTCAAGGAAAGCCTCGGATCTACAGCCTGTACGCTGTACTGGTTCACTCTGGGCACAGTGATCGTTATGGTCACTACTTCTGCTACGTCAAG gcAAGAGGCTCCTTTGACCTCCTCATCCCAGTCCAGTTTGTCTCGGAagattcctcctcctcctcctgctgctgctcctgctaa